Proteins from a single region of Anthonomus grandis grandis chromosome 18, icAntGran1.3, whole genome shotgun sequence:
- the LOC126746948 gene encoding uncharacterized protein LOC126746948 isoform X1: MIATVLKIQEWNSDGKNHGFLFKQIGETYPGLEEDDFAIGYMNAIMEKKLRDFPKIICIDGTNRRNWDLTIVLIRDEQNMGFPVAFLLSNRLDQLIQEVFFRALKTRLGEAVQAEYIMSDDDPKYNNAWIMAMDAEHKPRRLLCTWHIVKNWNIQGRSKIKKLENRQIMKHEMRKILKGTDPQNFIQLKENYFRQLEEEEETNFQNYLKKYYFQSQERIMMWAHCYRINAGINTNMAVESLNKVLKYNKMNGKQNIRIEKLLDLLDDLVDERMWKRIINMERPNANNYQHKICQSAHKKAEEMVGNNGNVSYSELGHFKARSFSDNHKLYCVNYNEVCDEDCRAMYCEKCKICKHKYNGDCPDYTVKSVMCKHIHAVALFEQRSEYVSGFMDEMQEDNNLYVNEPSTSKTVYENEVNYFLDETENRMNVTIDFERKREICLEQFCSEIRNYGGGLGEHDLEKFMGDFRNFMQTVKQKEMVMSKKRKIEKQQYYLNEKPK; the protein is encoded by the exons ATGATAGCCACAGTGTTAAAAATTCAGGAATGGAACAGTGATGGAAAAAATcatggatttttatttaaacagatAG gaGAAACTTATCCAGGATTAGAAGAAGATGATTTTGCAATTGGATATATGAATgctattatggaaaaaaaattaagagattttccaaaaataatctGTATAGATGGAACAAATAGGAGAAACTGGGACTTGACAATTGTGTTAATAAGAGATGAACAAAATATGGGTTTTCCAGTGGCATTCTTACTAAGTAACAGATTAGATCAATTAATTCAAGAGGTTTTTTTTAGGGCACTTAAAACTAGATTAGGGGAAGCAGTTCAAGCTGAATATATAATGAGTGATGACGATCCAAAATATAACAATGCATGGATAATGGCTATGGATGCAG AACATAAACCAAGAAGATTACTTTGTACCTGGCATATAGTGAAAAATTGGAACATACAAGGAAGGTCTAAAATCAAGAAGTTGGAAAATAGACAGATAATGAAACATGAAATGAGGAAAATTTTAAAGGGGACTGATCCACAAAATTTTATACAGCTGAAAGAGAACTATTTTAGGCAATTAGAAGAAGAGGAGGAAACTAATTTTCAGAATTACCTGAAAAA gtactatttccaaagtcaagAGAGAATAATGATGTGGGCACATTGTTATAGAATCAATGCCGGAATTAATACAAATATGGCAGTTGAAAGCTTAAATAAAGTACTGAAGTACAACAAAATGAATGGGAAGCAGAATATTAG GATTGAAAAACTGTTGGATTTACTGGATGACCTTGTTGATGAAAGAATGTGGAAAAGGATTATAAACATGGAAAGGCCAAATGCAAATAATTATCAGCACAAAATATGTCAGAGTGCACATAAAAAAGCAGAAGAAATGGTGGGTAATAACGGTAATGTATCATATTCTGAATTAGGACATTTTAAGGCAAGGTCGTTTAGTGATAATCATAAATTGTATTGTGTAAATTATAATGAGGTTTGTGATGAGGACTGTAGGGCAATGTATTGTGAGAAGTGTAAAATAtgtaaacataaatataatggTGATTGTCCAGACTATACTGTTAAAAGTGTCATGTGTAAGCATATACATGCTGTAGCTTTATTTGAGCAGAGGAGCGAATATGTATCAGGTTTCATGGATGAAATGCAAGAAGATAATAATCTGTATGTCAATGAACCTTCAACAAGCAAGACAGTTTATGAGAATgaagtaaattattttcttgacGAGACTGAAAATAGAATGAATGTGACAATTGATTTTGAAAGAAAGCGTGAG ATTTGTCTAGAACAGTTTTGCTCTGAAATTCGTAATTATGGTGGTGGATTGGGTGAACatgatttagaaaaatttatgggtgattttagaaattttatgcagacagtaaaacaaaaagaaatggtgatgagtaaaaaaagaaaaatagaaaagcagCAGTATTATCTCAAcgaaaaacctaaataa
- the LOC126746948 gene encoding uncharacterized protein LOC126746948 isoform X2: protein MIATVLKIQEWNSDGKNHGFLFKQIGETYPGLEEDDFAIGYMNAIMEKKLRDFPKIICIDGTNRRNWDLTIVLIRDEQNMGFPVAFLLSNRLDQLIQEVFFRALKTRLGEAVQAEYIMSDDDPKYNNAWIMAMDAEHKPRRLLCTWHIVKNWNIQGRSKIKKLENRQIMKHEMRKILKGTDPQNFIQLKENYFRQLEEEEETNFQNYLKNQERIMMWAHCYRINAGINTNMAVESLNKVLKYNKMNGKQNIRIEKLLDLLDDLVDERMWKRIINMERPNANNYQHKICQSAHKKAEEMVGNNGNVSYSELGHFKARSFSDNHKLYCVNYNEVCDEDCRAMYCEKCKICKHKYNGDCPDYTVKSVMCKHIHAVALFEQRSEYVSGFMDEMQEDNNLYVNEPSTSKTVYENEVNYFLDETENRMNVTIDFERKREICLEQFCSEIRNYGGGLGEHDLEKFMGDFRNFMQTVKQKEMVMSKKRKIEKQQYYLNEKPK, encoded by the exons ATGATAGCCACAGTGTTAAAAATTCAGGAATGGAACAGTGATGGAAAAAATcatggatttttatttaaacagatAG gaGAAACTTATCCAGGATTAGAAGAAGATGATTTTGCAATTGGATATATGAATgctattatggaaaaaaaattaagagattttccaaaaataatctGTATAGATGGAACAAATAGGAGAAACTGGGACTTGACAATTGTGTTAATAAGAGATGAACAAAATATGGGTTTTCCAGTGGCATTCTTACTAAGTAACAGATTAGATCAATTAATTCAAGAGGTTTTTTTTAGGGCACTTAAAACTAGATTAGGGGAAGCAGTTCAAGCTGAATATATAATGAGTGATGACGATCCAAAATATAACAATGCATGGATAATGGCTATGGATGCAG AACATAAACCAAGAAGATTACTTTGTACCTGGCATATAGTGAAAAATTGGAACATACAAGGAAGGTCTAAAATCAAGAAGTTGGAAAATAGACAGATAATGAAACATGAAATGAGGAAAATTTTAAAGGGGACTGATCCACAAAATTTTATACAGCTGAAAGAGAACTATTTTAGGCAATTAGAAGAAGAGGAGGAAACTAATTTTCAGAATTACCTGAAAAA tcaagAGAGAATAATGATGTGGGCACATTGTTATAGAATCAATGCCGGAATTAATACAAATATGGCAGTTGAAAGCTTAAATAAAGTACTGAAGTACAACAAAATGAATGGGAAGCAGAATATTAG GATTGAAAAACTGTTGGATTTACTGGATGACCTTGTTGATGAAAGAATGTGGAAAAGGATTATAAACATGGAAAGGCCAAATGCAAATAATTATCAGCACAAAATATGTCAGAGTGCACATAAAAAAGCAGAAGAAATGGTGGGTAATAACGGTAATGTATCATATTCTGAATTAGGACATTTTAAGGCAAGGTCGTTTAGTGATAATCATAAATTGTATTGTGTAAATTATAATGAGGTTTGTGATGAGGACTGTAGGGCAATGTATTGTGAGAAGTGTAAAATAtgtaaacataaatataatggTGATTGTCCAGACTATACTGTTAAAAGTGTCATGTGTAAGCATATACATGCTGTAGCTTTATTTGAGCAGAGGAGCGAATATGTATCAGGTTTCATGGATGAAATGCAAGAAGATAATAATCTGTATGTCAATGAACCTTCAACAAGCAAGACAGTTTATGAGAATgaagtaaattattttcttgacGAGACTGAAAATAGAATGAATGTGACAATTGATTTTGAAAGAAAGCGTGAG ATTTGTCTAGAACAGTTTTGCTCTGAAATTCGTAATTATGGTGGTGGATTGGGTGAACatgatttagaaaaatttatgggtgattttagaaattttatgcagacagtaaaacaaaaagaaatggtgatgagtaaaaaaagaaaaatagaaaagcagCAGTATTATCTCAAcgaaaaacctaaataa